In Leclercia pneumoniae, the genomic window TGCGGGCAGTAAATCTTTAAAGTGGTCGAAGACGTAATCCGGCTCACTGAGGGTAATGGCTTCACCGTAGTTGTAGCCATAGGTCAGGCCAACGGAGGGGCTCCCCGCAGCTTTCGCAGCCAGAATATCATTGCGGGAATCACCCACAAAGAGCAGCGCTTCCGGCGATAAGGATAATTTTCCCGCCACCAGCAACAGCGGCTCCGGGTGTGGTTTTTTGTTCTGTACGTCGTCGCCGCCAACAATCACTGAGAAATAGTGGGCGATATTCAGCGCTTCCAGCAGTGGGGCAACAAAGGGGGTCGGCTTATTGGTCACCAGCCCCAGCGGCAAGCCTTTGGCATGCAGCGCACTCAGCGTGGCCTCAACGTCCGGGAACAGGAAGCTGCCCTCTTCAACCGTCTCTTCATAGAAACGGTCAAACAGTTTGCGCAGGATACGTACCTGCTCTTCCTGAGGGATATCCGCATGGTCAACGCCCGGTTTGCCCTGTGCGGCGCGCTGAATGGCGCGCTCCTGGCGCGCCCAGCTTAATGCGCGCTCCATTAGCACATCGGCACCGTTGCCGATCCAGGTAATGACCCGCTCTTCGCCCGCAACGGGCAGCTCCAGTGCGTATAACGCCTGGTCGACGGCGCTGGTTAAACCCGGTGCGCTGTCCACCAGCGTACCGTCGAGGTCAAAGGCTACACCCCGAATTGCCTGCAATTTATTCATGACTTACCTTTGCCAGTTCGCTGCGCATTTCATCAATCACTTTGCGGTAGTCCGGCTGATCGAAGATGGCAGAACCGGCGACAAACATATCCGCACCTGCCGCTGCGATTTCACCAATATTATTGACCTTCACTCCCCCATCCACTTCAAGACGAATGTCGTAGCCAGATTCGTCGATACGGCGGCGGACTTCACGCAGCTTATCCAGCGTTTGAGGAATAAAGGATTGACCACCAAAGCCCGGGTTGACGGACATCAGCAGAATGACATCCAGCTTATCCATCACGTAATCCAGGTAGCTCAGCGGCGTGGCCGGGTTGAACACCAGTCCGGCTTTACAACCGTGCTCTTTAATCAGCTGTAGGGTGCGGTCTACGTGCTCGGAGGCTTCCGGATGGAAAGTAATGATGCTGGCACCTGCGGCGGCAAAATCCGGCACGATGCGATCAACCGGCTTGACCATCAGATGTACGTCAATCGGCGCGGTGATACCGTAACTGCGCAGCGCCTTCAGTACCATCGGGCCGATGGTAAGATTCGGCACATAGTGGTTATCCATCACGTCGAAATGAACCACATCCGCGCCGGCAGCCAGCGCCTTCGCGGTATCTTCACCCAGGCGGGCGAAATCGGCCGACAGAATTGAGGGAGCAATCAAATACTGTTTCATCCGCATCTCCTTGAAAAGTTTATAGCGGCGGGCGAAACGGCTCAGGGTCGATAGAGAGCCAGCAGTTCGTCCACCTTTTTACGTGTGCCGCCGTTGCTGCTGATGCTACGGCGCACCTTCACCTGATAATGCTTCGCGGCTTTGTACCATTCGCGCGTATCAGGCGTGTCATGATTCGAAATTAACACCGGTATTCTTTTGCTGACCAGCTTTTCCGCCATCTCCGCCAGACGCGCCTGCTCGGCAGGGCTGAAGCTGTTGGTGTGATAGGCGGTAAAATTCGCTGTGGCAGACAGGGGGGCGTAAGGGGGGTCACAGTAGACCACCGAGTTTGCATCAGCACGATCCATACACTCCTCATACGAGAGGCAGTGGAACTCTGCATTCTGCGCTTTTTCGGCGAAGTGATACAACTCGGCCTGCGGGAAATAGGGGCGCTTATAACGGCCAAATGGCACGTTAAATTCGCCGCGCAGGTTATAGCGGCACAGGCCGTTGTAGCCATGGCGGTTGAGATAGAGGAACAACAGCGCACGGCGGAAAGGCTCCTGGCTCTGATTAAATTCAGTGCGGAACTGGTAGTAAACGTCCGGATGATTATGCTCAGGCGTAAAAAGCTTACGGGCCTCATCAACGAACTCGTCTGTTCGCTCTTTAACGATGTTATAGAGGCTGATCAGGTCGCTGTTGATATCCGCCAGGATGTAACGAGAAAAATCGGTATTGAGAAATACCGACCCGGCCCCGACAAAGGGCTCGATAAGGCACTCGCCTTTCGGCAGGTGTTTTTTAATATCATCAAGCAGGGGGTATTTCCCCCCTGCCCATTTCAGAAAAGCGCGATTTTTTTTCATGCTGACTAACTGATTACACCTTCTCCGGCTGTGGAGAAAGCTCCGACAGCATCCTGCGCTTCACAGATTATTTCAAATCGGACTGAACCTGACGGATAGGTTTAGCCCATGGGTTTTTCGCCTGAACGTCCGCTGGCAGCGAGGAAACAGCGCGTTTCGCCTCATCTTTAGAAGCATAAACACCGCTTACCAGCACGTACCATGGCTGACCGTTACGCGTGGTTTGATAGACCACATAGTTTTTCAGGTTCGACTTTTTAGCCCAACCGTTCAGGTTGTCATAGTTCGATGAGCTGCTCAGCTGCAACGTATAGTTGCTGGAGGGTGCAGATTTCAGCGAACTGACGTTGCCAGTGGTTTTACCCGCGCTGCTGGTTGCAGTGGCTGTCGCTGCAGGAGCGGCAGGTGCCGTTGCGGTCGCCTTCGGCGCAGACGGCGCTGCTGTGGTCGGCGCTTTTACCGGTGCGCTGGTCACGGTTTCGCTGTGCTTAGGCTGCGCGGCTGGTTTTGGCTCTGCGGCTTTGGCTACGGGCTGTGGTTTGGTTTCACGCTTCGGCTCGATAACCGCCTGCTTGCGTTCCTGACGCGGTGCAGTCTGGGTCTGGCGAGGCGTTGATTCGGTCGCGGCGGTTTGCTGGCCATTCGCACCACGAATTGGCGCAACGGTAGCCGGTTCCGCCGGCAGCGTAGAGCTGACAACGTTGTTAACCTGCGTCTGACCCTGCGGCTGAGTCAGCGCATTATTCAGATCGCCCTGAACTTCTACACGCTGCTGGCCCTCAGGCGCGGCAGCTGCCTCACCCTGAGTCGGTGTGGAAGAGACTGGCGGCAGAGAAATCTCTTGCTGAGTATTGCCAGCAGTCTGCTCTGCAGAGGTCGTGCCCGGGGCTGGCTGAGTGCCATTAGCTTGATCGGCGGCGTTACCGGAAAGATCGATACTCTTTTCCGTATTTGCGCTTTGGTTAGCCGACGGGGTAGAAGGTGCTTTGAGTGCGGAACCGACGCCAATAATCAACAGCAGCAGAACCAGCACACCCAGCCCCATCATCACATACTGGCGGGAGGCGGGCTTAGCGGCGGCTTTTTTACGTTTACGCGGGCGACGCTCTACGGGCGCTTCGTCCATTGAATCATCTTCGGACTCATACTCTTCTTCACGCTCATCGCGTGCCGTGCGGGCTCGCGACGGACGGCGGTCGTCACCATCAAGATCAACGTCATCAAAATTAATCTGCGGCTCGTTATCACGTTCTGAAGATTGACGAGTACGACCAGTACGACGATCGCTGGGATCGGGTTTCAGATCGTCTTCTGGTTTGAATTCATCCATTTAACACCCCACTCAACGGCTCATGCTTACAACGCTGCATATCACCTGAAGCAAAATGGCTACGTTTTACGGTAGCCGGACCTTTCTAGTTGTTACGCTTGCTGGCAATCAGCAATAGCGCCAAGAACGACATCGTGCGGCACTCCGCCGCGTACTTCACTCTTTCCTATTGCCAGCGGGAGCACCAGACGCATCTCGCCAGCCAATACTTTTTTGTCGCGCATCATATGAGGCAGGTAAGCCTGCGCCGACATCTCCTGCGGGCCGCTTACTGGCAAGCCAGCGCGCTTGAGCAGGGTAATGATGCGTTGCGTCTCGTCGGGGGTAAACTGTCCCAGGCGTTCAGAAGTGCGGGCCGCCATAACCATGCCCGCAGCAACCGCCTCGCCGTGCAGCCAGTTGCCGTAGCCCATTTCGGCCTCAATAGCGTGACCGTAAGTGTGCCCCAGATTCAGTAAAGCACGTAAGCCGGATTCGCGCTCGTCTGCGGCAACGACTTCTGCTTTCAGCTCACAGCACCGACGAATGCAGTACGCCATCGCCTGACCATCCAGACGCAACAGCGCATCCATATTCTCTTCCAGCCAGCTAAAGAACTCACCGTCGAGAATAATGCCGTATTTGATCACTTCCGCCAGGCCAGAGGCTAACTCACGCGCAGGCAAGGTTTGCAGACAGTCGAGATCCACCACCACCGAAGCGGGCTGGTAGAACGCGCCAATCATGTTTTTGCCAAGCGGGTGGTTAACGGCCGTTTTGCCGCCCACGGAGGAGTCCACCTGCGAAAGCAGTGTGGTAGGAACTTGAATAAAGCGCACACCGCGCTGATAGCTTGCCGCAGCGAAACCGGTTAGATCGCCAACAACGCCGCCCCCAAGGGCAACCAGCGTCGTATCGCGACCGTGCGGTTTTTGCAGCAGCGCGGTGAAGACGGTATCAAGAACCGCCAGGCTTTTAAATTGTTCGCCATCCGGCAGGATGACGCTGTCGACTTTCACACCCGCCTTTTCAAGAAGAAGGCGGATTTTTTCGAGATAAAGCGGCGCCAGCGTCTCATTGGTGACCAGCATCACCTGATCGCCCGCTTTCAGTGGCAAAAAGGAAGCTGGATCGTTAAACAAGCCAGCCGCGATGGTGATGGGGTAACTACGTTCCCCGAGAGTGACGGTAATCCTCTCCATGACGCGACATCCACCTTAAATGCTTATACCCGCAGGCGAGTGTGTATTAAGCCAGAATCAGTTGCTTTCCAGCATATGAATAATCTGGTTTGCGACCACTTTAGCGCTCTGATCGTCCGTGCGAATGGTGACGTCAGCAATCTCTTCGTACAGCGGATTGCGTTCACCTGCAAGGGCTTCCAGAACTTCGCGCGGAGGCGTTTCAACCTGCAGTAATGGGCGCTTTTTATCGCGCTGCGTACGTGCCAGCTGTTTTTCGATGGTCGTCTCGAGATAAACCACGACACCACGGGCGGAGAGACGGTTACGGGTCTCGCGTGATTTTACAGAGCCGCCGCCGGTTGCCAGCACGATGCCCTGTTTTTCCGTAAGTTCATTAATAACTTTTTCTTCACGGTCACGGAAACCTTCTTCGCCTTCTACATCGAAGACCCAGCCCACATCAGCTCCGGTTCGTTTCTCAATCTCTTGATCAGAATCGTAAAATTCCATATTGAGTTGTTGAGCTAACTGGCGCCCAATAGTGCTTTTGCCGGCACCCATAGGCCCAACCAGAAAGATATTGCGTTTCTCTGCCATTTTTTCGGTACTACTAAGACTATTCGTTAATGGTAAACCCGCTTCGCCGACACCTGGCGTAACAGGGCATGAACTGAAACCTCATATGCGATAGAGCGAGAGTCAGACTAAAAATTATCTCAGTACTCCCGGTTGTTTGGCAACAGAATAAATCACCGGACCAGAAGCTTAAGGCGTAAAGGCGCATGACCAGACAAGCTGACACTCAAATCGGTACTCCTTGTATGCTAATTCATGCCCCACGTCAAACATCTGCAACAAACTGAATGCAAAATCACTACGGGGATCGTTACCTGTTAGCGCGTCGTCACCAGACGAGGCGTAATAAAAACCACCAGCTCCCGGCGCTCTCTCTCTTTTCCGTCATGGCGAAATAGCTGCCCTAACAACGGAAGCCCTCCCAGCCCCGGAACCCGTTGACTGCCGGTTTTATGCTTCTGCGAAAAAATGCCGCCTAGCGCCAGCGTTTCACCGCTTTTGACTTCGACCTGGGTTTCAATCTCTTGCTTATCGATCGCCAGCGTTTCCCCCTCCGCCTGCTGCAATACCTGGCCTGGGGTATTTTCGCTGATCCGCAGCTTTAAGCGCACGCGTCCGTTGGCCAGTACCACGGGCGTCACCTCCATCCCCAGCACCGCCTCTTTAAATTCTACCGAGGTGGCACCGCTCTCTCCGCTGGAGACCTGATACGGGATCTCACTGCCCTGTTTGATGCTGGCAGGCTGCATATGCGAGGCCAATAGCCGCGGGCTGGCAATGATCTCCAGCTGCTGTTTCTGCTCCAGCGCAGAGAGCTCAATATCCAGCAGCCGACCGTTAATCCGCCCGATATTGAACCCCAGCCGCCCGGTAGCATTGGCGACCGCCAGCTCGCTGTTCAGCGTGGTGAGCTGCCCGGGTTTACCCGCCTGCTGCGCTTCCGCCAGGTTCCACTTTACCCCCAGCTCACGCAGGCTCTTTTCGCTGATGGTGACAATATGCGCGGCCAGTTCAACCTGTGCCACGGGCAGATCCATCTGCTCAACCCAGCGCGATATTGACTCCAGGACTGCCCGGCTATCACGAACCAGCAGCCGGTTGGTGCGTTTGTCCACCGCCAGCGTCCCCCTGGCACTGAGCAGTTTCTCCGCCACAGCCTGCAGATCGCTGGCATCCGCATAGGAGAGGGGGATGCTACGCGCTTCCAGCGGAGCGTTCTGGGCCCTTTTATTGCGCTCAGCCTCCTTGCCCGCCTGCTGTTGTTGCTGCCATACAGCGGTATGAACGAAATAAATGCCGTTCTCTTCCCGCAGTACCAGCCCGGCGCTGTTCACCACCGTCTGGATTGCCTGGCGCCACGGCACGTCCGTCAGCCGTAGGGATACCTTGCCCGCCACCTCGGGAGAGATGATCAGATTGCGGTTTTCCTGCTCGGCCAGCGCTTGCAGGACCTGCGCGACGGGTACCTCGTCCACCACCAGGCTGATGGTTGTGGGCTTAGCCATCAGCGGCGGCGTGCAGATCAGTAATAGCGCGACGATCCCTGTTCTCATTTTTTGTTGTTCCTTCTCGTGGCCATCGCCAGTGCTGCGGTTCACACGCAGCTAAGGTATCGATGACGAGTTCCTTCTCATTAAATGCCAGCACTCGCCAGCCGGTGGGCAGCGTTTCACCGTCCCGCACGCGAAGCCAGCGGCCATTCGCATCCCGTACAATCCCGAGCGGCCTCTTTCCACTCACTACCCCTGAATAGCGCCACTCGCCTGTTTTGCCGTTGGGGCAGTTCGACGGCGGCGGCTGAAACGGGTCGCGCATGCCCAGCAACAGGGGCAGGCTGATAAGCAGCCACCCTATCCTCCTACCCCGCATTCTGGCGCTCCAGTTGTAAAACCACCTGTAAACTTTGCTGCTCTGGCGCAACGCTAAAGCTCGTCACCGCCACATCACGCTGGGCCAGCAAGCTGAAGAGCGCAGGGATTACTGCCCAGGTGGCATCCAGGACCAGTTCCCCACCTGCCGCAGCCGGTTGCCAGCGCACCAGACGCAGGCCATTGGCGTTGAACGCCAGCGGCGTAAAAGGCTGAGCGGGAGAAGTTATTGCCTCAGCCGGGGGCGGAAAGAGTTTTCTCGCCGCAGACCACATAGCGCGATGAGAAGCCGCTTCACGTTGTCGCTGCGCCTCCAGCGAAATGAGCTGTTGTTGAGCTGGGCGGTAAAACGAGAGCCACCAACCCAATAGCAACAACAGGGAACTGGCCAGCCAGACGGCGCATCGCCCGCGCGGCGTAAGCGCGTACCAGCGCTCAAAGGGGACCGGCATCATTCTCCTCCCGCTTACTCAGGGCGTAGCTAAACTGCCAGCGTCCCTGCGCATCCTGTCGCATCTCGCCTGCGGGCTTGAGCAGGAAACCGGGGAATCCCTCAAGCGCGCGCTCCAGCCGATTCAGGGCGCCTGGCGTGGAGGTGAAACCGGTCAGGTAGAGTGTGGATTGCTGAAAGCGCAGACGGGTAAGCCATGCCTGCGCGGGCAGAGTGTCTGAAAGGGTGGTTAGCACCGGCTGCCAGTCGCGAGTGGCGGCTTTTTTCTGCTCCCAGCGTTGCCGCTGCTGGCGCTGATTCTGCATCGCCAGCCACTGTTTTTTGCGCTGTTCGAGCGCCTGCTTTAGCGTCAGGTTGCTGTCGCGCCACTGCTGAGATACTGGCAAAGAAGCGAAATGGCTGGCCCGTCCGCTCAGGTACAGCGACAGGACTAGAAACAGTGAGCCGGTAAACAGCAGTCCCCAGAAGCGCACACAGAGGCGCTGGCGGCTCTGGCGCCAGGGCAGTAAATTGGCGGTTCTCACTGGGCGCCCTCCCCCATGGCCAGCGCCAGCGCTACGCTAAATTCTCCACCATTTTCCGGGAGCGGAGGCTGGCAATAAGAGAGCGTTGCCCAGGGGTCGAAGCTATCGCTACCACAGCAGACGATCTCCTCTGGCTGCAGCGCCAGCAGGGCCGCCAGCCGATCTGGCGTCTCCGCCTCGACCAGCGTTCGCCGCCCCCACTGGTGGCGCATCGCCCATAGCCATTGATCCTTGTCGCGCCAGGCGATGCACTGGGCCGGCAAGCTGAGCCAGGGAAGAAAATGCGCCAGCGCACCCGCATCGGGGGTAATGGTTGTCAGCCGCAGCCGTAACGCCACTGCCAGATCAAGTAGCGTCGCAATCTCTCTGTTTTGCGCCGCAGTGACGTGAAAAGCGTGGCTGAAGGTGTCTTCGGTGTAGTCGAAGCGTAGCGCATCAGGAGCCATCTCCAGTTCACGACTGATGGCTGTGTGAATCCAGGCCACCTGCTCGTTTTCACGCAGGGTCATTTCCGGGCGCGGCAGGGTGCGCTGCAGGGTACGGGAAGCAGGGAACGCGAGGAAAATCTGATGCTGCTGTGGCAGCAGCCTACGCCACTCCCCCAGCGCGGTTACCAGCTGTTGGGGTTGCAAAATTTGCCCGTCGCGGATGATGCCAGGCACCAGCGGGATCTGCCACCAGCGGCGTAAACCCCAGCCCGCCTTCTCCTTGACCAGTGCGACGGCAAGCACCTTATCCTGTTGAATATGCAGGCCTGTTCGCCATGTTTTGAACGCCATGTTTCACGATCTCCTTATCACCGCCGGGGATGACGGCTATATCAATGATCCAGGCTTGCCTTTATACTACCGCGCGATTGTTTAGAAACTGCCCAGGTCCAACTAAATGGAAAATCTCCGGTGAAGTTCGTAAAGTATTTATTGATCCTTGCAGTCTGTTGCATTCTGCTTGGAGCAGGCTCGATTATTGGTTTGTACAAATATGTAGAGCCCCAGCTACCTGATGTTGCCACGCTGCGCGATGTGCGACTCCAAATCCCCATGCAGGTCTATAGCGCTGATGGCGAGCTCATTGCTCAATACGGTGAGAAGCGCCGTATCCCGCTGACTTTAGATCAGATTCCGCCGGTGATGGTGAAAGCGTTCATC contains:
- a CDS encoding HofP DNA utilization family protein, which codes for MRGRRIGWLLISLPLLLGMRDPFQPPPSNCPNGKTGEWRYSGVVSGKRPLGIVRDANGRWLRVRDGETLPTGWRVLAFNEKELVIDTLAACEPQHWRWPREGTTKNENRDRRAITDLHAAADG
- the gph gene encoding phosphoglycolate phosphatase; this encodes MNKLQAIRGVAFDLDGTLVDSAPGLTSAVDQALYALELPVAGEERVITWIGNGADVLMERALSWARQERAIQRAAQGKPGVDHADIPQEEQVRILRKLFDRFYEETVEEGSFLFPDVEATLSALHAKGLPLGLVTNKPTPFVAPLLEALNIAHYFSVIVGGDDVQNKKPHPEPLLLVAGKLSLSPEALLFVGDSRNDILAAKAAGSPSVGLTYGYNYGEAITLSEPDYVFDHFKDLLPALGLPHSENQELKND
- the damX gene encoding cell division protein DamX, which translates into the protein MDEFKPEDDLKPDPSDRRTGRTRQSSERDNEPQINFDDVDLDGDDRRPSRARTARDEREEEYESEDDSMDEAPVERRPRKRKKAAAKPASRQYVMMGLGVLVLLLLIIGVGSALKAPSTPSANQSANTEKSIDLSGNAADQANGTQPAPGTTSAEQTAGNTQQEISLPPVSSTPTQGEAAAAPEGQQRVEVQGDLNNALTQPQGQTQVNNVVSSTLPAEPATVAPIRGANGQQTAATESTPRQTQTAPRQERKQAVIEPKRETKPQPVAKAAEPKPAAQPKHSETVTSAPVKAPTTAAPSAPKATATAPAAPAATATATSSAGKTTGNVSSLKSAPSSNYTLQLSSSSNYDNLNGWAKKSNLKNYVVYQTTRNGQPWYVLVSGVYASKDEAKRAVSSLPADVQAKNPWAKPIRQVQSDLK
- the rpe gene encoding ribulose-phosphate 3-epimerase codes for the protein MKQYLIAPSILSADFARLGEDTAKALAAGADVVHFDVMDNHYVPNLTIGPMVLKALRSYGITAPIDVHLMVKPVDRIVPDFAAAGASIITFHPEASEHVDRTLQLIKEHGCKAGLVFNPATPLSYLDYVMDKLDVILLMSVNPGFGGQSFIPQTLDKLREVRRRIDESGYDIRLEVDGGVKVNNIGEIAAAGADMFVAGSAIFDQPDYRKVIDEMRSELAKVSHE
- the aroB gene encoding 3-dehydroquinate synthase, with amino-acid sequence MERITVTLGERSYPITIAAGLFNDPASFLPLKAGDQVMLVTNETLAPLYLEKIRLLLEKAGVKVDSVILPDGEQFKSLAVLDTVFTALLQKPHGRDTTLVALGGGVVGDLTGFAAASYQRGVRFIQVPTTLLSQVDSSVGGKTAVNHPLGKNMIGAFYQPASVVVDLDCLQTLPARELASGLAEVIKYGIILDGEFFSWLEENMDALLRLDGQAMAYCIRRCCELKAEVVAADERESGLRALLNLGHTYGHAIEAEMGYGNWLHGEAVAAGMVMAARTSERLGQFTPDETQRIITLLKRAGLPVSGPQEMSAQAYLPHMMRDKKVLAGEMRLVLPLAIGKSEVRGGVPHDVVLGAIADCQQA
- the aroK gene encoding shikimate kinase AroK, yielding MAEKRNIFLVGPMGAGKSTIGRQLAQQLNMEFYDSDQEIEKRTGADVGWVFDVEGEEGFRDREEKVINELTEKQGIVLATGGGSVKSRETRNRLSARGVVVYLETTIEKQLARTQRDKKRPLLQVETPPREVLEALAGERNPLYEEIADVTIRTDDQSAKVVANQIIHMLESN
- the dam gene encoding adenine-specific DNA-methyltransferase, with the translated sequence MKKNRAFLKWAGGKYPLLDDIKKHLPKGECLIEPFVGAGSVFLNTDFSRYILADINSDLISLYNIVKERTDEFVDEARKLFTPEHNHPDVYYQFRTEFNQSQEPFRRALLFLYLNRHGYNGLCRYNLRGEFNVPFGRYKRPYFPQAELYHFAEKAQNAEFHCLSYEECMDRADANSVVYCDPPYAPLSATANFTAYHTNSFSPAEQARLAEMAEKLVSKRIPVLISNHDTPDTREWYKAAKHYQVKVRRSISSNGGTRKKVDELLALYRP
- the hofQ gene encoding DNA uptake porin HofQ yields the protein MRTGIVALLLICTPPLMAKPTTISLVVDEVPVAQVLQALAEQENRNLIISPEVAGKVSLRLTDVPWRQAIQTVVNSAGLVLREENGIYFVHTAVWQQQQQAGKEAERNKRAQNAPLEARSIPLSYADASDLQAVAEKLLSARGTLAVDKRTNRLLVRDSRAVLESISRWVEQMDLPVAQVELAAHIVTISEKSLRELGVKWNLAEAQQAGKPGQLTTLNSELAVANATGRLGFNIGRINGRLLDIELSALEQKQQLEIIASPRLLASHMQPASIKQGSEIPYQVSSGESGATSVEFKEAVLGMEVTPVVLANGRVRLKLRISENTPGQVLQQAEGETLAIDKQEIETQVEVKSGETLALGGIFSQKHKTGSQRVPGLGGLPLLGQLFRHDGKERERRELVVFITPRLVTTR
- a CDS encoding DNA utilization protein HofM: MAFKTWRTGLHIQQDKVLAVALVKEKAGWGLRRWWQIPLVPGIIRDGQILQPQQLVTALGEWRRLLPQQHQIFLAFPASRTLQRTLPRPEMTLRENEQVAWIHTAISRELEMAPDALRFDYTEDTFSHAFHVTAAQNREIATLLDLAVALRLRLTTITPDAGALAHFLPWLSLPAQCIAWRDKDQWLWAMRHQWGRRTLVEAETPDRLAALLALQPEEIVCCGSDSFDPWATLSYCQPPLPENGGEFSVALALAMGEGAQ
- a CDS encoding PilN domain-containing protein, whose protein sequence is MRTANLLPWRQSRQRLCVRFWGLLFTGSLFLVLSLYLSGRASHFASLPVSQQWRDSNLTLKQALEQRKKQWLAMQNQRQQRQRWEQKKAATRDWQPVLTTLSDTLPAQAWLTRLRFQQSTLYLTGFTSTPGALNRLERALEGFPGFLLKPAGEMRQDAQGRWQFSYALSKREENDAGPL